One window of the Candidatus Cloacimonas sp. genome contains the following:
- a CDS encoding HEAT repeat domain-containing protein — protein sequence MSDKDYLELEKMLQEQQLSPADLNFEKDWDLSTWGKSQAVLNALQKPYSGLDLMQQIRKAVNEANNDEKFTYLADFLYQKAIDEDSAFSNYLHYKEFYLQEFRHKVKQPKDICNFYETALNQIIPVLAKAYSNYGNEQWDKYVAYLFTALMENEDKDSYSAYFAKHHLPVLEEIDDTEIKQLMEFLSEPYLQQAGMQFLALSDVISSEAGKLSYNNKKPIVKIGKYGTMLIGTLNDDCYSDKMLKKPLILLIEPGGNDKYTMTLATGENNYTYLLIDVNGDDSYLNADVGGMFFALSGIGISFDLAGNDVYRTGDFSFAAMAGMQIHRDFAGKDIYESGFFSQGAAICGLSILQDLAGNDLYSATCMAQGFGSIRSTGALLDYNGADNYTLGGKYFHAPLMPNDYLTLGQGMGFGLRPDFAGGIGILFDGNGNDRYLGGVYAQGVGYWYALGMLIDESGNDVYNAIYYPQGSGIHLAAGFLFDAEGEDAYYSRHGPGQGAGHDWATGIFIDAKGDDAYSIEGGNGLGLSNSVGIFIDKSGNDRYERYNPQNYGYGAYSRATGGIGLFLDKDGKDSYPDTLIADGKIWKKDTYGIGKDLDSGELMSPSTNNSESPEPEELPMLPPPAPDDPIEDIFSAAAEWEVGNAVNRVQKAREIMLARADEASEYILQNKLNTKSGLEYRALEVMVQKNENFKKLLFNYTDDADSLKAKNALALIAGVGDSTLIEPLRKHLHNRKYITTCLSLLGSIKSGESVNLLTEYAFHPAERYRYIVARSLKQMGTPEAHRCLKSMAEDNSFLVKTLIRKWEEEQQ from the coding sequence TTGTCTGACAAAGATTATCTGGAGCTGGAAAAGATGCTTCAGGAGCAACAATTGAGCCCTGCAGATCTGAATTTTGAAAAGGACTGGGACCTTTCTACCTGGGGAAAAAGCCAGGCAGTGTTAAATGCTTTGCAGAAGCCATATTCCGGTTTGGATTTGATGCAACAAATTAGAAAGGCAGTAAATGAAGCGAATAATGATGAGAAATTTACCTACCTGGCGGATTTTCTTTATCAAAAGGCAATTGATGAGGATAGCGCTTTTTCCAATTATCTGCATTATAAAGAATTTTACCTGCAGGAATTTCGGCATAAAGTAAAACAGCCCAAAGATATATGCAATTTTTACGAGACCGCTCTGAATCAGATTATACCCGTTTTAGCAAAAGCATATTCCAATTATGGCAATGAACAATGGGACAAATATGTTGCCTATCTCTTCACGGCTCTGATGGAGAATGAAGATAAAGATAGCTATTCTGCTTATTTTGCAAAACATCATTTACCCGTTTTGGAAGAAATTGATGACACCGAAATAAAACAACTGATGGAGTTTCTTTCCGAACCATATTTGCAACAAGCGGGAATGCAATTTTTAGCTTTATCAGATGTAATCAGCAGCGAGGCAGGAAAATTATCCTACAACAATAAAAAGCCAATAGTGAAAATCGGCAAATATGGTACAATGCTGATCGGAACGCTAAATGATGATTGCTATAGCGATAAAATGCTAAAAAAACCGCTAATCCTGCTGATTGAGCCAGGCGGAAATGATAAATATACAATGACTTTGGCTACCGGCGAAAACAATTATACCTATCTGCTGATTGATGTTAACGGGGATGACAGCTATCTGAATGCTGATGTGGGAGGAATGTTTTTTGCTCTTTCCGGGATAGGAATTTCCTTTGATTTGGCAGGAAACGATGTTTACCGAACGGGTGATTTTTCTTTTGCAGCAATGGCAGGAATGCAAATACATCGTGATTTTGCCGGTAAAGATATTTATGAAAGCGGTTTTTTCAGTCAAGGTGCCGCTATTTGCGGTCTATCCATCCTTCAAGATTTGGCAGGCAATGATCTTTACAGCGCTACCTGTATGGCTCAGGGTTTTGGCTCAATCCGTTCTACGGGAGCGTTATTAGATTATAATGGTGCCGATAATTATACTTTGGGAGGCAAATATTTCCACGCACCTTTAATGCCCAACGATTATTTAACTTTAGGGCAGGGTATGGGTTTTGGTTTGCGTCCCGATTTTGCCGGGGGCATAGGCATTCTTTTTGATGGAAATGGTAATGACCGTTATCTGGGAGGTGTTTATGCTCAGGGGGTTGGTTACTGGTATGCTTTAGGGATGTTGATTGATGAAAGCGGAAATGATGTTTATAATGCTATTTACTATCCTCAGGGCTCGGGAATTCATCTTGCTGCAGGTTTTCTTTTTGATGCGGAGGGTGAAGATGCCTATTACAGCAGACACGGACCCGGTCAGGGTGCAGGTCACGATTGGGCTACGGGAATTTTCATTGATGCCAAAGGGGATGATGCCTATTCCATTGAAGGGGGTAACGGATTGGGTTTATCCAATTCGGTAGGTATTTTTATAGATAAAAGCGGAAATGATCGTTATGAACGCTATAATCCTCAAAATTATGGTTATGGGGCTTATAGCAGAGCTACCGGTGGAATTGGTCTTTTCTTGGATAAAGATGGCAAAGATAGCTACCCGGATACTTTGATTGCTGATGGAAAAATATGGAAAAAAGACACTTATGGCATTGGCAAAGATTTGGATTCCGGAGAATTGATGTCCCCCTCAACTAATAATTCAGAATCCCCAGAGCCGGAAGAATTGCCAATGTTACCTCCTCCTGCTCCTGATGACCCTATAGAAGATATTTTTTCTGCTGCTGCTGAATGGGAAGTTGGCAATGCCGTTAACAGAGTTCAAAAAGCCCGGGAAATTATGCTTGCCAGAGCTGATGAAGCAAGCGAATATATTCTGCAGAACAAATTGAATACTAAATCGGGACTGGAATATCGTGCTTTGGAAGTGATGGTGCAAAAAAACGAGAACTTTAAAAAGTTACTATTCAATTATACCGATGATGCAGATAGTTTAAAAGCTAAAAATGCCTTAGCCCTAATTGCCGGAGTTGGAGATAGCACATTAATTGAGCCCTTGCGGAAACATTTACATAACAGAAAATATATTACTACCTGTCTTTCGCTTTTGGGAAGTATAAAAAGTGGGGAAAGCGTTAATTTATTAACTGAATATGCTTTTCATCCTGCTGAGCGCTATCGCTATATTGTAGCCCGTTCTTTGAAACAAATGGGAACTCCCGAAGCGCATCGTTGCCTGAAAAGTATGGCGGAGGACAATTCTTTTCTGGTGAAAACCTTAATTCGTAAATGGGAAGAGGAACAACAATGA
- a CDS encoding M20/M25/M40 family metallo-hydrolase, producing MQNDVVSYFLELIAIDSESKNERAIADRLKKDLKELGAIVEEDDCGAKIDGNAGNLYAYFPGVTNKKPILLCAHCDTVVPGKGIKPTIENGRIFTDGTTVLGGDDKSGIAEILMAIKQIKDKGIAHPPLEVLITVSEEIGLLGAKNFDISKLQAAFGYALDTHQVGEIVIGAPSQNSFQINFYGKEAHAGVEPEKGLNAIRLASEAIMAMPQGRIDFETTCNTGIIQGGSATNIVPKEVLVKGEARSHNKGKLQKVCEEIEQAVIATVKKYGAKASFHFELKKEYEAFLIERNAPVVALAEKALQNLQLPADIKVGGGGSDANIFNANGLPTIIVGTGMNKVHTTDEDILVDELYRGTAFVEELIRLYAEE from the coding sequence ATGCAAAACGATGTAGTAAGCTACTTTCTTGAACTCATTGCCATAGATAGCGAATCCAAAAACGAAAGAGCCATTGCGGATAGGCTGAAAAAAGATTTGAAAGAACTGGGGGCAATTGTAGAAGAAGATGACTGCGGGGCAAAGATTGACGGCAATGCCGGTAATCTCTATGCCTATTTTCCCGGGGTCACCAATAAAAAACCAATCCTGCTTTGTGCTCATTGCGATACCGTTGTTCCCGGCAAAGGAATTAAGCCAACTATTGAAAACGGACGCATTTTCACAGACGGCACAACTGTTTTAGGGGGCGATGACAAATCCGGCATTGCTGAAATCCTTATGGCTATTAAACAAATTAAGGATAAGGGCATTGCTCATCCACCTCTTGAAGTGTTGATAACTGTTTCCGAAGAAATAGGGCTTTTGGGTGCTAAGAATTTTGATATTTCCAAACTGCAAGCCGCTTTTGGTTATGCTTTAGATACTCATCAGGTTGGAGAAATAGTTATTGGAGCTCCTTCCCAAAATTCATTTCAGATTAACTTTTATGGCAAGGAAGCGCATGCGGGTGTGGAACCTGAGAAAGGATTAAATGCTATCCGTCTTGCCTCAGAGGCAATTATGGCTATGCCCCAGGGCAGGATTGATTTTGAAACCACTTGCAATACAGGTATCATTCAGGGTGGTTCAGCTACCAATATTGTCCCCAAAGAAGTTTTAGTTAAAGGTGAAGCTCGCAGTCATAATAAGGGCAAACTGCAAAAGGTCTGTGAGGAGATTGAGCAGGCAGTTATTGCTACGGTTAAAAAATATGGAGCCAAAGCATCCTTTCATTTTGAACTGAAAAAGGAATATGAGGCATTTTTAATTGAGCGTAATGCTCCTGTTGTAGCACTTGCAGAAAAGGCATTACAGAATTTGCAGCTTCCGGCAGACATCAAAGTTGGAGGTGGTGGTAGCGATGCTAATATTTTTAATGCTAACGGTTTACCAACGATTATCGTAGGCACCGGAATGAATAAAGTGCATACTACGGATGAGGATATTCTGGTGGATGAACTCTATAGAGGAACTGCTTTTGTAGAAGAACTTATCCGTCTTTATGCGGAGGAATAA
- a CDS encoding ParB/RepB/Spo0J family partition protein, with amino-acid sequence MNEHLGRGLSALIPDIEKEQNPQWGITTLPVNSIKPNHYQPRKTFDPEKLAELTDSIRENGIIQPIIVTKTSSSEYELVAGERRLEAAKQAGLEKVPVVIRSVSEKEQLQLALIENIQREDLNPIEEAIAYNTLVEDFSLTHSQISEIVGKDRATVTNSLRLLKLPEEVKQMLVSGELNSGQARTVLSVSPNLQNSFAEYIIKYNLTVRQAEEKAKTFALGKKTDPLKSKTNLRNKELEKELSKMLRLQVKVQENKGKGKITLTYKSQEELTNFIAMLNNLRREE; translated from the coding sequence ATGAATGAACATTTGGGACGCGGTCTTTCAGCTTTGATTCCAGATATTGAAAAGGAGCAAAATCCCCAATGGGGAATTACCACTCTGCCCGTAAACAGCATCAAACCCAATCACTATCAACCCCGGAAAACCTTTGATCCTGAAAAACTGGCGGAACTAACCGATTCCATTAGAGAAAACGGGATTATTCAGCCAATTATCGTTACCAAAACCAGCTCTTCGGAATATGAACTTGTAGCAGGTGAAAGACGCTTGGAGGCAGCAAAACAGGCAGGACTGGAAAAAGTGCCGGTTGTTATTCGCAGCGTTTCTGAAAAAGAACAGCTGCAGCTTGCCCTAATTGAAAACATTCAAAGAGAGGACTTGAATCCGATTGAAGAAGCAATTGCCTATAATACCCTGGTGGAGGATTTTAGCTTAACGCATAGCCAGATTTCTGAAATTGTAGGTAAAGATAGAGCAACCGTAACGAACTCTCTGCGCTTGTTGAAATTGCCTGAAGAAGTAAAACAGATGCTTGTTTCCGGAGAATTGAATTCAGGACAGGCACGCACGGTTTTATCCGTTTCTCCTAACCTGCAAAATAGCTTTGCAGAATACATCATTAAGTATAATTTAACTGTGCGACAAGCGGAAGAAAAAGCCAAAACCTTCGCTTTAGGGAAAAAGACAGACCCCTTGAAGAGCAAAACAAACCTCCGCAATAAAGAATTGGAAAAAGAACTGAGCAAAATGTTACGCCTGCAAGTGAAAGTGCAGGAAAATAAGGGCAAGGGCAAAATAACCCTAACCTATAAATCTCAGGAAGAACTTACTAATTTTATAGCAATGCTAAATAACTTAAGGCGGGAAGAATGA
- a CDS encoding AAA family ATPase: MPKVITVVNQKGGVGKTTTAVNLAAALAVLEKRTLLIDFDPQGNATSGVGIDKDKVETQIYDALIGRTPIEKTILSTTTENLFCIPGNINLTGAEIELVHEFAREHKLKEALQPILSTFDFILIDCPPSLGLLTVNAMTAAMDVLIPIQCEYYALEGVSQLLTTIRLIQKNLNPGLNILGVLLTMFDKRVNLSLQVAKEVHRYFKEKVFRTIIPRNIKLTEAPGFGKPIFLYDIRSPGAMSYLNLANEVIQRSKQENQL, from the coding sequence ATGCCCAAAGTAATAACAGTAGTAAACCAGAAAGGTGGTGTGGGAAAAACAACTACTGCCGTTAATCTTGCCGCTGCCTTGGCAGTTCTGGAAAAAAGGACTCTGCTGATTGATTTTGACCCTCAAGGTAATGCTACCAGCGGAGTGGGAATTGATAAAGATAAAGTAGAAACGCAAATTTACGATGCGCTGATAGGCAGAACTCCTATAGAAAAAACCATTCTCTCCACCACCACGGAAAACCTCTTTTGCATTCCGGGAAATATTAATTTAACCGGTGCGGAAATTGAACTGGTGCATGAATTTGCCCGTGAACATAAGCTAAAAGAGGCACTGCAACCAATTTTGAGCACTTTTGATTTTATTCTTATTGATTGTCCTCCCTCTCTGGGTTTGCTGACAGTTAATGCTATGACGGCAGCAATGGATGTGCTAATTCCTATTCAGTGTGAATATTATGCCTTGGAAGGGGTTAGCCAGTTGCTGACTACTATTCGCCTTATTCAAAAGAACTTAAACCCGGGTTTAAATATTCTCGGCGTGCTGTTAACGATGTTTGATAAAAGAGTGAACCTCTCTTTGCAGGTTGCCAAAGAGGTTCATCGCTATTTTAAGGAAAAGGTCTTCCGCACTATTATCCCCCGGAATATTAAATTAACTGAAGCCCCCGGCTTTGGTAAACCCATATTTTTATATGATATCAGGTCTCCCGGTGCGATGAGTTACCTGAATCTGGCAAACGAAGTTATCCAAAGAAGTAAACAGGAAAATCAGCTATGA
- a CDS encoding helix-turn-helix transcriptional regulator yields the protein MENLGKYFLELRLQRGYSYQDIWKELRFPENQIKAIEENRFAELGPYGIAKAVVYNYARFLEADLDAVMNAFSYLMPDNAKPEFKPATPVKEKKIMLSTNFMWLIGIFLIIIILGSILWYAYNQNWLKMPDFFASNKPDSTAVIIPEEKEETKPDTLRQRLRAISDAIPQTNNVPTPKAETKTVPPDTTDYIGNILGDSPVNVPIH from the coding sequence TTGGAAAACTTAGGCAAGTATTTTCTGGAATTGCGTTTACAGCGCGGATACAGCTATCAGGATATCTGGAAAGAACTGCGTTTTCCGGAAAACCAGATTAAGGCAATTGAAGAAAATCGCTTTGCTGAGCTTGGTCCTTATGGAATTGCCAAAGCAGTGGTTTATAACTATGCCCGCTTTCTGGAAGCTGATTTAGATGCTGTAATGAATGCTTTTTCCTATTTAATGCCGGATAACGCTAAACCCGAATTTAAACCTGCTACTCCTGTGAAAGAAAAAAAGATTATGCTTTCCACAAACTTTATGTGGCTGATTGGCATTTTTCTGATTATTATTATCCTTGGCTCCATTTTGTGGTATGCCTATAATCAAAACTGGTTGAAAATGCCCGATTTTTTTGCCTCTAATAAGCCCGATTCCACTGCCGTTATTATCCCGGAAGAAAAAGAAGAAACAAAACCGGATACTTTGCGTCAACGCCTGCGGGCAATTAGCGATGCCATTCCCCAAACGAATAATGTTCCAACCCCGAAAGCGGAGACAAAGACCGTTCCACCAGATACAACTGATTATATTGGCAATATTTTAGGCGATAGCCCGGTCAATGTGCCTATCCACTAA
- a CDS encoding CRISPR-associated endonuclease Cas6, with amino-acid sequence MNIRYLLVSWTDVNLEPRDIPKLRGFFVNQFPDDHIFHNHLPNSGYNYNAPQIQYRIIDQHPALLAINEGINIIKKVFLEVDKLEINGKTLVSNEREIALKEDDFGLTEDYFTYFFSSPWMALNQENYKDYNKMNTFQRNQKLKTILKNNLKTLSKAFNYWIPEVEKLNVDGWFKPLEVNFHNQPMQCFTGDFTTNFLIPEFLGIGKQSARGFGVVRKRKEEK; translated from the coding sequence ATGAACATTCGTTATTTACTTGTCAGCTGGACTGATGTCAATTTGGAGCCAAGAGATATTCCCAAATTGCGTGGTTTCTTTGTAAACCAGTTTCCCGACGACCATATTTTTCATAATCATCTGCCTAACTCTGGCTATAATTATAACGCCCCTCAAATTCAATATAGGATAATTGATCAACATCCTGCCCTGCTGGCTATCAATGAAGGTATAAATATCATTAAAAAGGTCTTTCTGGAAGTGGATAAACTGGAAATTAACGGCAAAACACTCGTTTCCAACGAAAGAGAAATCGCCTTGAAAGAAGATGACTTCGGCTTAACAGAGGACTATTTCACTTACTTTTTTTCCTCTCCCTGGATGGCTTTAAACCAGGAAAACTATAAGGATTATAATAAAATGAATACTTTTCAGCGTAACCAAAAACTAAAAACCATCCTGAAAAATAACCTCAAAACCCTTTCCAAGGCATTTAACTATTGGATTCCAGAGGTGGAAAAACTAAATGTGGATGGCTGGTTTAAACCCCTGGAAGTAAATTTCCATAATCAACCAATGCAATGCTTTACCGGCGATTTTACAACCAATTTCCTTATCCCTGAATTCCTTGGCATCGGAAAACAAAGCGCTCGCGGCTTTGGTGTAGTAAGAAAAAGAAAGGAGGAAAAATGA
- the rfbB gene encoding dTDP-glucose 4,6-dehydratase, giving the protein MNRVIVTGGAGFIGANYLHTLFANPSFTGKILNIDKLTYAGNLESLQDLEAKYGNSRYFFAQADICDAEKMKELLHQFKPDTIVHFAAESHVDRSIDGPMEFVQTNLVGTATLLNAALEYFRTLEDEAKKHFRFHNVSTDEVFGSLGEQGMFTEETPYDPSSPYSASKAGSDHLVRAWQRTFGLPITISNCSNNYGPYQFPEKLIPLMILNCLAHKPLPVYGKGLNVRDWLFVTDHCEAINTIIRKGKIGETYNIGGNNEMKNIDIVTTICKILDEMEPSNTLQSYTELISFVQDRPGHDLRYAIDAAKIEKELDWSPAETFVTGIRKTVAWYLENKQWWQNIQNNKYRQERLGIG; this is encoded by the coding sequence ATGAACAGAGTTATTGTTACCGGTGGTGCCGGTTTTATTGGAGCCAATTATTTGCATACCCTTTTTGCCAACCCTTCTTTTACGGGTAAGATACTGAATATAGATAAACTTACCTACGCAGGAAATTTGGAAAGCTTGCAGGATTTGGAAGCAAAATATGGCAATTCCCGTTATTTCTTTGCCCAGGCAGATATCTGTGATGCCGAAAAAATGAAAGAACTCCTCCATCAGTTTAAACCCGATACAATTGTCCATTTTGCTGCCGAATCTCATGTGGATCGTAGTATTGACGGTCCTATGGAATTTGTGCAAACCAATTTAGTAGGCACGGCAACTTTGTTGAATGCCGCTTTGGAATACTTTCGCACCTTGGAGGATGAGGCAAAAAAACACTTTCGCTTCCATAATGTATCTACAGATGAGGTTTTTGGTTCTTTGGGGGAGCAAGGAATGTTTACAGAAGAAACACCTTACGATCCTTCATCTCCTTATTCTGCTTCTAAAGCCGGTTCTGACCATTTGGTGCGTGCCTGGCAAAGAACTTTCGGTTTGCCGATTACTATTTCCAATTGCTCCAATAACTACGGACCTTATCAGTTTCCCGAAAAACTGATCCCGTTAATGATTTTGAATTGCCTGGCTCATAAACCCTTACCTGTTTATGGAAAAGGATTGAATGTGCGGGATTGGCTTTTTGTTACAGACCACTGTGAAGCAATCAATACCATTATTCGGAAAGGGAAAATTGGCGAGACCTATAATATTGGCGGTAACAATGAAATGAAGAACATTGATATTGTTACTACTATCTGTAAAATTCTGGATGAAATGGAGCCCTCAAATACCCTGCAAAGCTATACCGAACTGATTTCTTTCGTGCAAGATAGGCCAGGCCACGATTTACGCTATGCCATTGATGCCGCAAAAATAGAAAAAGAGCTGGATTGGAGCCCTGCCGAAACATTCGTTACTGGAATCAGGAAAACTGTTGCCTGGTATCTGGAAAATAAGCAGTGGTGGCAAAATATTCAGAATAATAAATACCGTCAGGAACGCCTGGGTATTGGATAA
- the rsmG gene encoding 16S rRNA (guanine(527)-N(7))-methyltransferase RsmG: protein MSEEKQIFEDYLRALNFENIEFLMARFEHYLHLLSVANRKVNLVSRNLPPDRYWVQHFLDSLVALECLDFTDKTVLDFGSGGGLPGIPLKLAVPDFTITLLDSVQKKAKVLHEFVDALALPATNVETGRLEDYAYIARRPSYDYIVCRAVSLEERYLSPLRRLLKPSGMAVFYKAQKLDDVQSLKYEVLLDKNYPALGQRKVIGIKQRDLLLH from the coding sequence ATGAGTGAAGAAAAACAGATTTTTGAGGATTACCTGCGCGCTCTCAATTTTGAGAATATAGAGTTTCTAATGGCGCGTTTTGAACATTACCTGCATTTACTATCCGTAGCTAATCGGAAAGTAAATCTGGTATCCCGAAACCTTCCTCCGGATAGATATTGGGTGCAGCATTTTCTTGACAGCTTAGTTGCCCTGGAATGTTTGGATTTTACAGATAAAACCGTTTTGGATTTTGGTTCGGGAGGTGGTTTACCGGGAATTCCGCTTAAACTTGCCGTTCCTGATTTTACTATAACGCTTTTGGATTCAGTGCAAAAGAAAGCCAAGGTTCTGCACGAATTTGTGGATGCTTTAGCTCTTCCTGCTACCAATGTAGAAACAGGCCGTTTGGAAGATTATGCTTATATAGCAAGGCGTCCCAGCTATGATTATATTGTTTGCAGAGCCGTTTCTTTGGAAGAAAGATATCTTTCTCCTTTGCGAAGATTGCTGAAACCAAGCGGAATGGCTGTTTTTTACAAAGCTCAGAAATTGGATGATGTGCAATCCCTGAAATATGAGGTTCTTTTAGATAAAAATTATCCTGCCTTGGGTCAACGCAAAGTAATTGGCATAAAACAGCGTGACCTGTTGCTGCACTAA
- the dapF gene encoding diaminopimelate epimerase, whose product MLIPFLKMHAQGNDFVILDCFAPESISWAKLDFSSVAEELCKQHFGIGADGLVLLMPNASCDAQMFIYNADGSSAEMCGSALRCVTWILHQKTGKKEFSVQTEAGLKTCYVNEDNTVTVNLGMPSMLKHSYQAEDFTGDLVNIGNQHFIVWVNSLQDNPHLKFGSALEHHQGFEQTVNVHFAVLLNRKTVAIKIWEKGCGATLACGTGAASTVFSGIANGLLDNEVEVFMPGGIVKIVASEKGYLLSGEVCQAFEGVYNWKT is encoded by the coding sequence ATGTTAATTCCTTTTCTCAAAATGCACGCTCAAGGTAACGATTTTGTTATCCTGGATTGCTTTGCTCCGGAGTCAATTTCCTGGGCAAAGCTGGATTTTTCTTCTGTAGCGGAAGAACTTTGCAAACAGCATTTTGGCATTGGAGCGGATGGCTTGGTTTTGCTTATGCCTAATGCTTCCTGCGATGCCCAAATGTTTATTTATAATGCCGACGGTTCATCAGCTGAAATGTGCGGTTCTGCTTTACGCTGTGTAACCTGGATTTTGCACCAAAAAACAGGAAAGAAGGAATTTAGCGTCCAAACGGAGGCGGGTCTTAAAACCTGTTATGTAAATGAAGATAACACTGTAACCGTTAATCTCGGAATGCCTTCAATGCTGAAACACAGCTATCAGGCAGAGGATTTTACCGGAGATTTGGTAAATATTGGCAATCAGCATTTTATTGTTTGGGTCAATTCTTTGCAAGATAATCCCCATCTTAAATTTGGTTCGGCTTTAGAGCATCATCAAGGTTTTGAGCAAACAGTGAATGTGCACTTTGCCGTTTTGCTGAATAGAAAGACGGTAGCAATTAAAATTTGGGAAAAAGGTTGTGGAGCCACCCTTGCTTGTGGAACCGGCGCTGCTTCTACTGTCTTTAGTGGCATTGCCAATGGCTTATTGGATAACGAAGTGGAGGTTTTTATGCCCGGCGGAATAGTTAAAATCGTCGCCTCCGAAAAGGGCTATTTGCTAAGCGGAGAAGTTTGCCAAGCATTTGAAGGAGTTTACAATTGGAAAACTTAG
- the dapB gene encoding 4-hydroxy-tetrahydrodipicolinate reductase, translated as MAVKLCLLGYGKMGKMLAALAPEFDCTVVSTIDPNQKDCYHSITAESLQDAEVCIDFSHPSAVLENMQKVLSYQKNMVVGTTGWFNYLEEIKQQVHLAGTGFLYGANFSIGMSIFKRLVAEATKAFDRFPEFDVYGWEMHHKQKADSPSGTAIELSKTIIANNSRKKKALFEPAFRKIEPEELHFASVRAGSFPGTHIVGFDSETETIELSHCVRSRSTFAYGALQAAKWIKDRKGFFCFEDMIADVLC; from the coding sequence ATGGCTGTTAAACTTTGTTTGCTTGGCTATGGTAAAATGGGAAAGATGCTTGCTGCTTTGGCTCCTGAATTTGACTGCACCGTTGTTTCAACGATAGACCCCAACCAAAAGGATTGCTATCATTCAATAACTGCAGAATCCCTGCAAGATGCTGAGGTCTGTATTGACTTCAGCCATCCTTCGGCAGTTCTGGAAAATATGCAAAAAGTTCTTTCTTACCAAAAAAATATGGTAGTGGGCACAACCGGCTGGTTTAACTATCTGGAAGAAATAAAACAACAAGTCCATCTGGCAGGAACAGGTTTTCTTTACGGAGCTAATTTTTCCATCGGTATGAGTATCTTTAAACGCCTTGTGGCAGAAGCAACTAAGGCATTTGACCGCTTTCCGGAATTTGATGTTTACGGTTGGGAAATGCACCATAAACAAAAGGCAGATAGTCCTTCGGGAACTGCCATTGAGCTTTCTAAAACCATTATAGCCAATAACAGCAGGAAAAAGAAAGCTCTTTTTGAACCTGCTTTTCGTAAAATAGAACCCGAGGAATTACATTTTGCCTCTGTGCGCGCAGGTTCCTTTCCCGGAACGCATATAGTTGGTTTTGACAGCGAGACGGAAACTATAGAGCTTAGCCATTGTGTCCGTTCGCGTAGCACTTTTGCCTACGGAGCGTTACAAGCGGCAAAATGGATTAAAGACCGCAAGGGCTTTTTCTGTTTTGAAGATATGATAGCGGATGTTTTATGTTAA